In Pseudomonas sp. R76, one genomic interval encodes:
- the phnC gene encoding phosphonate ABC transporter ATP-binding protein, whose translation MTHAIHVDHLNKTFAKKSALVDLELTIASGEMVALIGASGSGKSTLLRHLAGLACCDKSNGGSVKVLGREVQASGRLNGKVRRLRADIGYIFQQFNLVNRLSVLDNVLLGCLGRMPRWRGNLGLFNAEEKAFALESLARVGLADLAAQRASTLSGGQQQRVAIARALTQRAEVILADEPIASLDPESARKVMEILADINRRDGKTVVVTLHQVDYAMRYCPRAVALKGGRIHFDGQGSAMSGRFLNDLYGADVDTSLMFSDQTRHPETTPRLALARA comes from the coding sequence ATGACTCACGCTATCCATGTCGATCACTTGAACAAGACCTTTGCGAAGAAATCCGCATTGGTCGACCTCGAACTCACCATTGCATCCGGTGAGATGGTCGCGCTGATTGGCGCTTCCGGTTCCGGCAAGTCCACGTTGCTGCGCCACCTGGCGGGCCTGGCGTGTTGCGACAAAAGCAACGGCGGCAGCGTCAAGGTGCTGGGCCGGGAGGTGCAGGCCAGTGGACGCTTGAATGGCAAGGTGCGGCGGTTGCGCGCGGACATCGGCTACATCTTCCAGCAATTCAACCTGGTCAACCGCCTGAGCGTGCTCGACAACGTGCTGCTCGGTTGCCTGGGCCGCATGCCGCGCTGGCGTGGCAACCTCGGTTTGTTCAATGCCGAAGAAAAGGCCTTTGCCCTCGAATCCCTCGCCCGCGTCGGCCTGGCCGATCTGGCCGCGCAACGTGCGTCGACCTTGTCGGGCGGCCAGCAGCAACGCGTGGCGATTGCCCGCGCCTTGACCCAGCGCGCCGAGGTGATCCTCGCCGATGAGCCCATCGCCTCGCTGGACCCGGAGTCGGCGCGCAAGGTCATGGAGATCCTCGCCGACATCAACCGCCGCGACGGCAAGACGGTGGTGGTGACCCTGCATCAAGTCGATTACGCCATGCGTTATTGCCCCCGAGCCGTGGCGCTCAAAGGCGGGCGGATTCATTTCGACGGGCAGGGCAGCGCCATGAGCGGCCGGTTCCTCAACGATTTGTACGGTGCCGACGTCGACACCAGCCTGATGTTTTCCGACCAGACCCGCCACCCCGAAACCACCCCTCGGCTGGCCCTGGCGCGCGCTTGA
- the phnD gene encoding phosphonate ABC transporter substrate-binding protein, giving the protein MLNRIGHVFLSAVLLAGVALGNAQAADKAINFGIMSTESSQNLKSIWQPFLDDMHKKTGLTINATFASDYAGLIQGMRFNKVDVAWLGNKAAMEAVDRSNGEIFAQTAAANGAAGYWSVLIVRKDSPINNVDDMLKNAKNLTFGNGDPNSTSGYLVPGYYVFAKNHVDAATAFKRTLNSSHEVNALSVAKGQLDVATFNTESWDRLEVTQPDKAAMLKVIWKSPLIPADPMVWSKALSDSEKTKIRDFFAHYGDTDEEKAVLKNMQLGKFLASNDDQLLPIRQLELFKQRTTISADDHLEAADKAKKLADIDADLAKLQQRISELDKKTAANG; this is encoded by the coding sequence ATGTTGAACCGTATCGGCCACGTGTTTCTGTCTGCGGTGTTGCTGGCCGGCGTCGCCCTGGGCAATGCCCAGGCCGCCGACAAAGCCATCAACTTCGGCATCATGTCCACCGAGTCTTCACAGAACCTCAAGAGCATCTGGCAGCCCTTTCTGGATGACATGCACAAGAAGACCGGCCTGACCATCAACGCCACCTTCGCCTCCGACTACGCCGGCCTGATCCAGGGCATGCGCTTCAACAAGGTCGACGTGGCCTGGCTGGGCAACAAGGCGGCAATGGAAGCCGTGGACCGTTCCAACGGCGAGATCTTCGCCCAGACCGCTGCCGCCAACGGCGCCGCCGGTTACTGGAGCGTGTTGATCGTGCGCAAGGACAGCCCGATCAACAACGTCGACGACATGCTCAAGAACGCCAAGAACCTGACCTTCGGCAACGGTGACCCGAACTCCACTTCCGGCTATCTGGTGCCGGGCTACTACGTGTTCGCCAAGAACCATGTCGACGCCGCCACCGCGTTCAAACGCACGCTGAACTCCAGCCATGAAGTTAACGCCTTGAGCGTGGCCAAGGGGCAGTTGGACGTGGCCACCTTCAACACCGAAAGCTGGGACCGCCTGGAAGTCACCCAGCCGGACAAGGCCGCCATGCTCAAGGTGATCTGGAAGTCGCCGCTGATCCCGGCTGACCCGATGGTCTGGAGCAAAGCGCTGAGCGACAGCGAGAAGACCAAGATCCGCGATTTCTTCGCCCACTACGGCGATACCGATGAAGAAAAGGCGGTGCTTAAGAACATGCAGCTGGGCAAGTTCCTCGCTTCGAATGACGACCAACTGCTGCCGATCCGCCAACTGGAGCTGTTCAAGCAGCGCACCACCATCAGTGCGGATGACCACCTCGAAGCGGCTGACAAAGCCAAGAAGCTCGCCGACATCGACGCCGACCTGGCCAAGCTGCAACAGCGCATCAGCGAACTCGACAAAAAGACTGCGGCAAACGGCTAA
- the phnE gene encoding phosphonate ABC transporter, permease protein PhnE, with protein MTTLHAEAVGKRTWPQYLGWGLFLVLLAWAWHGAEMNPLALYRDSGNMATFAADFFPPDFHEWRSYLKEMIVTVQIALWGTVLAIVCSVPLGILCADNITPWWVHQPLRRVMDAFRSINEMVFAMLFVVAVGLGPFAGVLALWISTTGVLAKLFAEAVEAIDPGPVEGVRATGASALQEVIYGVIPQVMPLWVSYALYRFEANVRSATVVGMVGAGGIGVILWENIRAFQFVQTCAVLLVIIVVVSCIDVLSQRLRKQFI; from the coding sequence ATGACAACTCTGCACGCTGAAGCCGTCGGCAAAAGAACCTGGCCGCAATACCTCGGCTGGGGCCTGTTCCTGGTCTTGCTGGCCTGGGCCTGGCACGGCGCGGAAATGAACCCGCTGGCGCTGTACCGCGATTCCGGAAACATGGCGACCTTCGCCGCTGACTTCTTCCCGCCCGACTTCCACGAATGGCGCTCCTACCTCAAGGAGATGATCGTCACCGTGCAAATCGCCCTTTGGGGCACGGTGTTGGCCATCGTCTGTTCAGTGCCGCTGGGCATCTTGTGCGCCGACAACATCACCCCGTGGTGGGTGCATCAGCCGCTGCGCCGGGTGATGGACGCCTTCCGCTCCATCAATGAAATGGTGTTCGCGATGTTGTTCGTGGTCGCGGTCGGCCTCGGCCCTTTCGCCGGTGTTCTGGCGCTGTGGATCAGCACCACCGGCGTGCTCGCCAAGCTGTTTGCCGAAGCCGTCGAGGCCATCGACCCCGGCCCGGTCGAAGGTGTGCGGGCCACTGGCGCGAGTGCCTTGCAGGAAGTGATCTATGGCGTGATCCCGCAAGTCATGCCGCTGTGGGTGAGTTACGCGCTGTACCGCTTCGAAGCCAATGTGCGTTCGGCCACGGTGGTCGGCATGGTCGGCGCCGGCGGTATCGGCGTGATCCTCTGGGAAAACATCCGCGCCTTCCAGTTCGTACAAACCTGCGCGGTGCTGCTGGTGATCATCGTGGTGGTGAGCTGTATCGACGTGCTGTCCCAACGCCTGCGCAAGCAGTTCATCTGA
- the phnF gene encoding phosphonate metabolism transcriptional regulator PhnF: MQLSRQDEPVYRELADILRRELSSYSAGDFLPGEVHMAERFGVNRHTLRRAIDELVFEGSLLRRQGKGTQVLDRPLIYSMGAETSYSQSLSAQGVGVQALLLKRRYCYASRDEALHLGIAEMAPMIELQTLRRLDHQPVSLIRHRYCASRAPLLADYNGGSLRQYLRERDLPLTRTQSLIGARLPNRDEAALLMMPRHLPALTVFTLSCDPDGRPVELAQSTSRSDRFQYQVVT; the protein is encoded by the coding sequence ATGCAGTTGTCTAGACAAGATGAGCCGGTGTACCGCGAACTCGCGGACATCCTGCGCCGTGAACTGAGCAGCTACAGCGCCGGCGACTTCCTGCCCGGCGAGGTGCACATGGCCGAGCGCTTCGGCGTCAACCGCCACACCTTGCGCCGTGCCATCGACGAGCTGGTGTTCGAAGGCAGCCTGCTGCGCCGCCAGGGCAAGGGCACCCAGGTACTCGACCGCCCGCTGATTTACTCGATGGGCGCCGAGACTTCCTACAGTCAATCGCTGTCGGCCCAGGGCGTCGGCGTGCAGGCGCTGCTGCTCAAGCGCCGCTATTGCTACGCCAGCCGCGACGAAGCCCTGCACTTAGGCATTGCCGAGATGGCGCCGATGATCGAACTGCAAACCCTGCGCAGGCTCGATCACCAGCCGGTCAGCCTGATCCGTCATCGCTACTGCGCCAGCCGTGCGCCGTTGCTGGCCGACTACAACGGCGGTTCGTTGCGCCAGTACCTGCGCGAGCGTGACCTGCCGCTGACCCGCACCCAAAGCCTGATTGGTGCGCGTTTGCCCAACCGTGATGAAGCCGCGCTGCTGATGATGCCTCGGCACTTGCCGGCCCTCACGGTTTTTACCCTTTCCTGCGATCCCGACGGCCGCCCCGTGGAGCTGGCGCAGTCCACCAGCCGTTCGGATCGCTTTCAGTACCAAGTGGTGACTTGA
- the phnG gene encoding phosphonate C-P lyase system protein PhnG produces MSVSPRQHWIGVLARAQLNELQPHEAALKDAEYQLIRAPEIGMTLVRGRMGGDGAAFNVGEMSVTRCVVRLADGRTGYSYLAGRDKLHAELAALADAHLQGSQPSLWLSDLITALATAQAKRRAQKEADTAATKVEFFTLVRGEN; encoded by the coding sequence ATGAGTGTGTCCCCGCGACAACATTGGATCGGCGTATTAGCCCGCGCCCAGCTCAATGAACTGCAACCCCACGAAGCCGCCTTGAAGGACGCCGAATACCAACTGATCCGCGCCCCGGAAATCGGCATGACCCTGGTGCGCGGGCGCATGGGCGGTGATGGCGCGGCCTTCAACGTTGGCGAAATGAGCGTGACCCGCTGCGTGGTGCGCCTGGCCGACGGCCGCACCGGCTACAGCTACCTGGCTGGTCGCGACAAGCTGCACGCCGAGTTGGCCGCCCTGGCCGATGCCCATTTGCAAGGCAGCCAGCCGAGCCTGTGGCTCAGCGATTTGATCACCGCGCTGGCCACTGCCCAAGCCAAACGCCGCGCGCAAAAAGAAGCCGACACCGCTGCCACCAAGGTCGAATTCTTCACCCTGGTGCGAGGAGAAAACTGA
- the phnH gene encoding phosphonate C-P lyase system protein PhnH — MNSHLLQPAFVDPVLDAQRGFRAALKALAEPGLLQHLPSAPRLDGLAPATYALCLALLDMDTPLWLAPSFDTPLIRANLAFHCGCPLTDKREEAAFALLGEHDLLDLSGFDHGNDRYPDQSCTLLVQLTDLESGRGLHWRGPGIQTQRLVNVPVPQAFWLERQRREAFPRGLDVVFSAGHHLIGLPRSSRLLEERA, encoded by the coding sequence ATGAACTCTCACCTGTTACAACCGGCGTTTGTCGACCCGGTATTGGACGCCCAGCGCGGTTTTCGCGCGGCGCTCAAGGCGCTCGCCGAACCTGGCCTGCTCCAGCACTTGCCCTCGGCCCCACGCCTCGACGGCCTGGCGCCTGCCACCTACGCGCTGTGCCTGGCGCTGCTGGATATGGACACGCCGCTGTGGCTGGCGCCGAGCTTCGACACGCCGCTGATCCGCGCCAACCTGGCCTTTCACTGTGGCTGCCCGCTCACGGATAAGCGCGAAGAAGCAGCGTTCGCCTTGCTCGGCGAACACGACCTGCTTGACCTCAGCGGTTTCGACCACGGCAACGACCGTTACCCCGACCAGTCCTGCACCTTGCTCGTGCAACTCACCGACCTGGAATCCGGACGCGGCCTGCACTGGCGCGGCCCCGGCATCCAGACGCAACGCCTGGTCAATGTGCCGGTGCCGCAAGCCTTCTGGCTCGAACGCCAACGCCGCGAAGCCTTCCCGCGTGGCCTGGACGTGGTGTTCAGCGCAGGTCATCACCTGATCGGCCTGCCACGCAGCAGCCGACTGTTAGAGGAGCGTGCCTGA
- a CDS encoding carbon-phosphorus lyase complex subunit PhnI — translation MYVAVKGGEQAIDNAHRLLAKKRRGDTRVPELSVTQIREQLPLAVARVMTEGSLFDEELAALAIKQAAGDLVEAIFLLRAYRTTLPRFSPSLPIDTSQMSLSRRLSATFKDVPGGQLLGPTFDYTHRLLDFSLLAEGQYPGPQTTPEARIEACPRVLGLLAKEGLIKHEADDNASVADITRDPLEYPASRAERLQALARGDEGFLLALGYSTQRGYGRNHPFAGEIRIGDVEVWIDPEELGFPICLGSIEVTECEMVNQFVGSATEPAQFTRGYGLAFGHAERKAMGMALVDRSLRAEEYNEEVVSPAQREEFVLAHCDNVEAAGFVSHLKLPHYVDFQAELELIRKLRQPAEGTRHE, via the coding sequence ATGTACGTAGCCGTCAAGGGTGGCGAACAGGCCATCGACAATGCCCACCGCCTGCTGGCGAAAAAGCGCCGGGGCGATACCCGCGTGCCTGAACTGAGCGTGACGCAAATCCGCGAGCAACTGCCGCTGGCCGTGGCGCGGGTGATGACCGAAGGCTCGCTGTTCGACGAAGAACTGGCTGCGCTGGCGATCAAGCAAGCGGCGGGGGATTTGGTTGAGGCGATCTTCCTGCTGCGCGCCTACCGCACCACGCTGCCGCGCTTCAGCCCGAGCCTGCCGATTGATACGTCGCAGATGTCGCTGAGCCGGCGTTTGTCGGCCACGTTCAAGGACGTGCCCGGCGGTCAATTGCTCGGCCCGACCTTCGACTACACCCACCGCCTGTTGGATTTTTCGCTGCTCGCTGAAGGTCAATACCCAGGCCCGCAGACCACGCCCGAGGCGCGCATCGAAGCCTGCCCACGGGTGCTTGGTTTGCTCGCCAAAGAAGGCCTGATCAAGCACGAGGCCGACGACAACGCCAGCGTCGCCGACATCACCCGCGACCCGCTGGAATACCCGGCCAGCCGCGCCGAGCGCTTGCAGGCCTTGGCCCGTGGCGATGAAGGTTTCCTGTTGGCGCTGGGCTATTCGACCCAGCGCGGCTACGGCCGCAACCACCCGTTTGCCGGTGAGATTCGCATTGGCGACGTGGAGGTGTGGATCGACCCCGAAGAGCTGGGCTTCCCGATCTGCCTGGGCAGCATCGAAGTGACCGAGTGCGAGATGGTCAACCAGTTCGTCGGTTCGGCCACTGAGCCGGCGCAGTTCACGCGCGGTTACGGCCTGGCGTTCGGGCATGCCGAACGCAAAGCCATGGGCATGGCGCTGGTCGACCGCTCGCTGCGCGCCGAGGAATACAACGAAGAAGTCGTCTCACCGGCCCAACGCGAAGAGTTTGTGTTGGCCCACTGCGACAACGTCGAGGCGGCGGGGTTTGTCTCGCACCTCAAATTGCCTCACTACGTGGACTTCCAGGCCGAACTGGAGCTGATCCGCAAACTGCGCCAACCGGCCGAGGGCACCCGCCATGAATGA
- a CDS encoding alpha-D-ribose 1-methylphosphonate 5-phosphate C-P-lyase PhnJ, whose product MNDLTQTPARDPAYNFAYLDEQTKRMIRRALLKAVAIPGYQVPFGGREMPLPYGWGTGGMQLTAAILGDDDVLKVIDQGADDTTNAVSIRRFFARTAGVATTEATPHATVIQTRHRIPETPLQAGQIMVYQVPIPEPLRFIEPSETETRTMHALNDYGVMHVKLYEDIATFGHIATAYAYPVMVDERYVMDPSPIPKFDNPKLDMSPALMLFGAGREKRLYAVPPYTQVTSLDFEDHPFEVQKWAHNCAICGSHDSFLDELILDDAGTQSFVCSDTWYCAQRVKENNQ is encoded by the coding sequence ATGAATGACTTGACCCAAACCCCGGCGCGCGACCCGGCGTACAACTTCGCCTACCTCGACGAGCAGACCAAACGCATGATCCGCCGCGCCTTGCTCAAGGCTGTGGCGATTCCCGGTTACCAGGTGCCGTTCGGTGGCCGCGAGATGCCGTTGCCGTATGGCTGGGGCACGGGCGGCATGCAATTGACCGCCGCGATCCTCGGTGATGACGACGTGCTCAAGGTCATCGACCAAGGCGCCGACGACACCACCAACGCCGTGTCGATCCGGCGCTTTTTCGCGCGCACGGCCGGCGTCGCCACCACCGAGGCCACACCGCACGCCACGGTGATCCAGACCCGCCACCGCATCCCGGAAACCCCGTTGCAGGCTGGCCAGATCATGGTTTATCAAGTGCCGATCCCCGAGCCGCTGCGCTTTATCGAGCCGTCGGAAACCGAGACCCGCACCATGCACGCTCTCAACGATTACGGGGTGATGCACGTGAAACTCTACGAAGACATCGCCACCTTCGGCCATATCGCCACCGCCTACGCCTACCCGGTGATGGTCGACGAGCGCTACGTGATGGACCCGTCGCCGATCCCCAAATTCGACAACCCGAAACTCGACATGAGCCCGGCGCTGATGCTGTTCGGCGCCGGTCGGGAAAAACGCTTGTACGCGGTGCCACCTTACACCCAGGTCACCAGTTTGGACTTTGAAGACCACCCGTTTGAAGTACAGAAGTGGGCGCACAACTGCGCCATCTGCGGCAGCCACGATTCCTTCCTCGATGAGCTGATTCTCGATGACGCGGGAACCCAGAGTTTTGTGTGTTCCGACACCTGGTATTGCGCCCAACGGGTGAAGGAGAACAACCAGTGA
- the phnK gene encoding phosphonate C-P lyase system protein PhnK, translated as MVLRPTGEGEQPVSQPLLQVRDLSLLYGPEKGCQGISFDLYPGEVLGIVGESGSGKSTLLSLLSGRLPPQAGSIGYRSKDGEWLDLYSASEAERRTLLRTEWGFVEQNPRDGLRMGVSAGANIGERLMAQGMRNYAQLRGAGLDWLGQVEIDPQRIDDLPRTFSGGMQQRLQIARNLVSSPRLVFMDEPTGGLDVSVQARLLDLLRGLVRELDLAVVIVTHDLAVARLLADRLMVMRRSHVVETGLTDQILDDPQHPYSQLLVSSVLQP; from the coding sequence CTGGTATTGCGCCCAACGGGTGAAGGAGAACAACCAGTGAGCCAGCCTTTGCTTCAAGTACGTGACCTGTCGTTGCTTTACGGCCCGGAGAAGGGTTGCCAGGGCATCAGCTTCGACCTGTACCCCGGCGAAGTGCTGGGCATTGTCGGGGAATCCGGCTCGGGTAAATCCACCTTGCTCTCGCTGTTGAGCGGGCGTTTGCCACCGCAAGCCGGCAGCATCGGCTACCGCAGCAAGGACGGCGAATGGCTCGACCTCTACAGCGCCAGCGAAGCCGAGCGTCGCACCTTGCTGCGCACCGAGTGGGGTTTTGTCGAGCAGAACCCGCGTGACGGCCTGCGCATGGGCGTGTCGGCCGGGGCGAATATCGGCGAGCGCCTGATGGCCCAAGGCATGCGCAATTATGCCCAGCTGCGTGGTGCCGGTCTCGACTGGCTCGGCCAGGTGGAAATCGACCCGCAGCGTATCGACGACCTGCCGCGCACTTTCTCGGGCGGCATGCAGCAGCGCCTGCAAATCGCCCGCAACCTGGTCTCCAGCCCGCGCCTGGTGTTTATGGATGAACCGACTGGCGGCCTCGATGTGTCGGTGCAAGCGCGCTTGCTCGACCTGTTGCGCGGCCTGGTGCGTGAGCTGGACCTGGCGGTGGTAATTGTCACCCATGACCTGGCCGTTGCGCGTTTGCTCGCTGACCGTCTGATGGTGATGCGCCGCTCGCACGTGGTGGAAACCGGGCTCACCGACCAGATCCTCGACGATCCACAGCACCCTTACTCTCAACTGCTGGTGTCTTCGGTATTGCAGCCATGA
- the phnL gene encoding phosphonate C-P lyase system protein PhnL, which yields MNALIEVRDLSKTFTLHQQNGVVLNVLRGVEFSVQGGECLVLHGQSGAGKSTLLRTLYGNYLPAGGSIRVRHAGEWLELVGAEPRDILQVRQHTLGYVSQFLRVIPRVACLDVVMEPALARGWSKANAQSRAEHLLTRLNIPQRLWQLAPGTFSGGEQQRVNIARGFMVEWPVMLLDEPTASLDDNNRQVVLELMNEAKAGGAALIGIFHDRAAREAVADRHFDMTPTPVAEEEYEHAR from the coding sequence ATGAATGCCTTGATCGAGGTCCGTGACCTCTCGAAAACCTTCACCCTGCACCAGCAGAACGGCGTGGTGCTCAACGTGCTGCGCGGTGTGGAATTCAGTGTGCAGGGCGGCGAATGCCTGGTGCTGCACGGCCAATCCGGCGCGGGTAAAAGCACCTTGCTGCGCACGCTGTACGGCAACTATCTACCGGCAGGCGGCAGCATTCGCGTAAGGCATGCTGGCGAGTGGCTGGAGTTGGTCGGCGCCGAGCCGCGCGACATTTTGCAGGTGCGCCAACACACCCTGGGCTACGTCAGCCAATTCCTGCGAGTGATTCCGCGCGTGGCCTGCCTGGACGTGGTGATGGAGCCCGCGCTGGCCCGTGGTTGGTCGAAGGCCAATGCGCAGTCACGCGCCGAGCACCTGCTGACGCGTCTGAATATTCCTCAGCGCCTGTGGCAACTGGCGCCCGGCACCTTTTCCGGTGGCGAGCAACAGCGCGTGAATATCGCCCGCGGCTTTATGGTCGAGTGGCCAGTGATGCTGCTCGACGAACCCACCGCGTCCCTGGACGACAACAACCGCCAGGTGGTGCTGGAACTGATGAACGAAGCCAAGGCAGGCGGCGCTGCGCTGATTGGCATCTTCCACGACCGCGCCGCCCGTGAAGCGGTGGCTGACCGCCATTTCGACATGACCCCCACGCCCGTTGCCGAAGAGGAATATGAACATGCCCGCTGA
- a CDS encoding alpha-D-ribose 1-methylphosphonate 5-triphosphate diphosphatase: protein MPAEQILSNAQVVTAERVFLGSVVLRDGKIVDIAEGRSQLPQAQDLGGDCLLPGLVELHTDNLEKHMTPRPGVDWPSTSAVLSHDAQIIAAGITTVFDAVSIGDVNPKGNRMKKLPAMLDAIAQAEGAGLTRAEHHLHLRCELCHPDTLSVFRDLVENPLVRLVSVMDHSPGQRQFVLESKYREYYMGKYHLNDETMDAFILLQMANSREYSDRYRAAIVEHCLGRGLSVASHDDATLAHVEESARYGMTIAEFPTTLEAAKGCQALNMKVLMGAPNVVRGGSHSGNVAAAGLAAEGLLDILSSDYYPASLLQAAFVLADQQDGGDLARAVKMISLAPAQAAGLNDRGEIAIGLRADLVQAKRREGLPVVQQVWRQAKRVF, encoded by the coding sequence ATGCCCGCTGAACAGATCCTCAGTAATGCCCAGGTCGTCACGGCTGAGCGTGTGTTCCTCGGTTCGGTGGTGCTGCGTGACGGCAAGATCGTCGACATCGCCGAAGGCCGCAGCCAGTTGCCCCAGGCCCAGGACCTGGGCGGTGATTGCCTGCTGCCGGGGCTGGTGGAATTGCACACCGACAACCTGGAAAAACACATGACCCCGCGCCCCGGCGTGGACTGGCCGTCGACCTCGGCGGTGCTCAGCCATGATGCGCAGATCATCGCGGCGGGCATCACCACGGTGTTCGACGCGGTGTCCATCGGCGATGTGAACCCCAAGGGCAACCGCATGAAAAAACTGCCGGCGATGCTCGATGCCATCGCCCAGGCAGAAGGCGCCGGGCTGACTCGCGCCGAGCACCACCTGCACCTGCGCTGCGAGTTGTGCCACCCGGACACCCTCAGCGTGTTCCGCGACCTGGTGGAAAACCCGCTGGTGCGCCTGGTGTCGGTGATGGACCATTCGCCGGGTCAACGCCAGTTCGTGCTCGAATCCAAGTACCGTGAGTACTACATGGGCAAGTACCACCTCAACGACGAAACCATGGACGCGTTTATCCTGCTGCAAATGGCCAACTCCCGCGAGTACAGCGACCGCTATCGCGCGGCCATCGTCGAGCATTGCCTGGGGCGCGGCCTGTCGGTGGCCAGCCATGACGACGCGACGCTTGCACATGTCGAGGAATCGGCGCGCTATGGCATGACCATCGCCGAATTCCCGACCACGCTGGAAGCGGCGAAGGGCTGCCAGGCGCTGAACATGAAAGTGCTGATGGGCGCGCCGAACGTGGTGCGCGGTGGTTCGCACTCGGGTAATGTGGCCGCCGCCGGCCTGGCGGCCGAAGGCTTGCTGGATATACTTTCCAGCGACTACTACCCGGCCAGCCTGTTGCAGGCCGCGTTTGTGCTGGCCGACCAACAGGACGGCGGCGACCTGGCACGCGCGGTGAAGATGATCAGCCTGGCACCGGCGCAAGCGGCGGGCCTTAACGATCGCGGTGAAATTGCTATTGGCCTGCGCGCCGACCTGGTCCAGGCCAAGCGCCGCGAAGGGCTGCCCGTAGTGCAACAAGTGTGGCGACAAGCGAAGAGGGTGTTTTGA
- the phnN gene encoding phosphonate metabolism protein/1,5-bisphosphokinase (PRPP-forming) PhnN, translated as MAGRLIYLIGPSGSGKDSLLDAARPRLAERGCRIVRRVITRSAEAVGEAAQGVSPEQFAAMDAEGAFALSWHANGLSYGIPKAIDAWLAAGDDVLVNGSRAHLAQTRVRYPTVLVLLLTVDQAVLRQRLIARGRESLAQIEERLARNAQFTAELISGNSAGLFVLDNSGPLGNTVERLLCCLDQGHSACA; from the coding sequence ATGGCAGGCAGGTTGATCTATCTCATCGGGCCATCGGGTTCGGGCAAGGACAGCCTGCTGGATGCCGCGCGCCCGCGCTTGGCCGAACGCGGCTGCCGCATTGTGCGCCGGGTGATCACCCGTTCGGCCGAGGCGGTGGGCGAGGCGGCCCAAGGTGTGAGCCCCGAGCAGTTCGCCGCGATGGACGCCGAGGGCGCGTTTGCGCTCAGTTGGCACGCCAACGGGTTGTCGTATGGCATTCCCAAGGCAATCGATGCATGGCTGGCGGCGGGGGACGATGTGCTGGTCAACGGCTCACGCGCGCACCTGGCGCAGACGCGCGTGCGTTATCCGACGGTGTTGGTGCTGTTGCTGACGGTGGACCAGGCCGTTTTGCGCCAGCGTCTTATTGCGCGCGGGCGTGAGTCGCTGGCCCAGATCGAAGAGCGCCTGGCGCGCAATGCGCAGTTCACCGCCGAGCTGATCAGCGGCAATAGCGCGGGGTTGTTTGTGCTGGATAATTCCGGCCCATTGGGCAACACCGTCGAGCGCTTGCTGTGCTGTCTGGACCAAGGGCACTCGGCATGCGCCTGA
- the phnP gene encoding phosphonate metabolism protein PhnP: MRLTLLGTGDARQVPVYGCECAACGLARSDASLRRLPCSALIECGDQRWLIDSGLPDLCERFPPRSFNGILQTHYHADHAQGLLHLRWGQGLIIPVHGPADPKGLSDLYKHPGILDFSQPFAAFETRQFGELSVTALPLQHSKLTLGYLLEGQGRRIAYLTDTVGLPPDTLAWLQREPLDVLVLDCSMPPQPQAPRNHNDLTLALQSIADSGAQLGVLTHVGHTLDAWLLEHRRELPRHVTVAWDGRIL; the protein is encoded by the coding sequence ATGCGCCTGACATTGCTGGGCACCGGCGACGCGCGGCAAGTGCCGGTGTATGGCTGTGAATGTGCTGCCTGTGGCCTGGCGCGCAGCGATGCAAGCCTGCGCCGCCTGCCGTGCAGCGCGTTGATCGAATGCGGCGACCAGCGCTGGTTGATCGACAGCGGTTTGCCCGACCTCTGCGAACGCTTCCCGCCGCGCAGCTTCAACGGGATTTTGCAGACTCACTACCACGCCGATCATGCCCAAGGTTTGCTGCATTTGCGTTGGGGCCAGGGCTTGATCATTCCGGTGCATGGCCCGGCGGATCCTAAGGGGTTGTCCGACCTCTACAAACACCCTGGCATTCTGGATTTCAGCCAGCCGTTCGCGGCGTTCGAAACCCGGCAGTTCGGCGAGCTGAGCGTCACCGCGTTGCCGTTGCAGCATTCCAAACTGACCCTGGGTTATTTGCTCGAAGGGCAAGGGCGGCGCATCGCCTACCTCACCGACACTGTCGGCCTGCCGCCCGACACGCTGGCCTGGTTGCAGCGTGAGCCATTGGATGTGTTGGTGCTCGATTGCTCCATGCCCCCGCAGCCGCAAGCACCGCGTAATCACAATGACCTGACGCTGGCGTTGCAAAGCATTGCGGACAGTGGCGCGCAATTGGGCGTGTTGACCCATGTGGGGCATACGCTGGATGCGTGGTTGCTGGAACATCGGCGCGAGCTGCCCAGGCATGTAACGGTGGCATGGGATGGCCGAATTCTCTAG